GATGCCGATCTTGATGCGGTTCGGCTCCAGGCCGAGGAAATTCTCCACCGAGGCAAAAATCGCGCAGGCAAAGGCCACTTCCTCGGGGCCATGCATTTTGGGCTTGACCACATAGATCGCACCGTTGCGGGCATTATTGCCCTTGTCATGCAGGGCGCAGAGCGCGGTCAGCGCCGCATCCATCAGCCCCTCGCCCACCGGCTTGCCGTCGAGCAGCACCGCATCGGTGGTCATCAGATGGCCGACATTGCGCACCAGCAGCAGCGACCGGCCCTTGAGCACCAATTCCTGGCCATTGACGTCCTTATAGGTCCGGTCGCCCTTGAGCCTGCGGGTCACCGACTTGCCGCCCTTCTCGAACGTGTCCTCCAGCGTGCCGTCCATCAGCCCGAGCCAATTGCGATAGACCCCGACCTTGTCCTCGGCATCCACCGCCGCGACCGAATCCTCGCAATCCTGGATCGTGGTCAGCGCCGCCTCGACGACGACATCGCTGAGGCCGGCGGCATGGGCCGCGCCGATCGGCGTGTCCGGGGCGATGATCAGCACCACATGCAGCCCGTTATGGCGCAGGACGATTTCTCCTGCCTGCTCGGTGCCGCCATAGCCCACGAAAGCCGATGGATCGCGCAGTCCCGTTTGCCCCGTCGGCAGGTCCACCGCGAAAATCCGGCTCTCGCCGTCCTTGATCACATGATAGCCGGTCGCATCGGCATGGCTTCCCGTGGCCAATGGAAAGGTCTCGTCCAGGAACGCCGCCGCCCGCGCCACCACTTCGGCGCCACGCGCCGGATTATATTGCTTGCCCGGCGCCAATTCGCCATCGCGGCTCACCGCGTCGGTGCCATAAAGCGCGTCGTAGAGCGACCCCCAGCGCGCATTGGCGGCATTGAGCGCATAGCGGGCATTCGATACCGGCACCACTAGTTGCGGCCCGCAGATCGTGGCGATTTCCGGGTCCAGCCCCTCGGTCTCGATGCTGAACTCGCCCGGCTCCTCGACCAGATAGCCGATCCGGCGCAAAAAGGCCTCATAGCCGGCCGGATTGTTGGCGACCGGCCCGTTCTGGCGATGCCAGTCGTCGACCTGCCCCTGCAATTCGTCGCGCCGCGCCAGCAGACGGGCATTGGTCGGCACATGCTCGGCCAGCATGGCGGCAAAGCCGTCCCAGAATTGTTCTTGTGTAACCGGCGTGCCCGCCAGCGCCTCCTTCTCGACAAAATCCACCAGCAGCGGATGCACGGAAAGGCCGGATCTCGTCTGATATTCAGTCATGCCAGATGTCCTTGGGAAACAGCTTTGGCGACAGCTTTAGGCCATCGTCGCGGGCGTCACAACCCGCCTAGGGTGGACTTCGCCCTTGCGCCGGCGACATAGACCTCGGCCACCGCCCGGTCGTCGCCCAGCGTCTGGAGCACGAATAATTCCTCGGCCAGGGTCTCGGCATTGGCCATGCGCATCCGCATGGTCGGCGTCGCCCTGGCATCGAGCACCACCAGGTCCGCCGCCCGCCCCGGCGCAATGGCGCCGATGGTCCGTTCCAGTCCCAGCGCCTCGGCATTGCCCAGCGTCGCCATATGGAAGGAGGCGAACGGATTGAGCCGCTGCCCCTGTAATTGCAATACCTTGTAGCCCTCGTCCAGTGTGCGCAGCATGGAAAAGCTGGTGCCGCCGCCGATATCGGTGGCAATGCCGATCCGCACCCCGTTGTTCAGCAGCCGCTCGCGGTCGAACAGGCCCGAGCCCAGGAAGAGATTGGAGGTCGGGCAGAACACCGCCACCGAACCGGTTTCGGCCAGAATGCCGGTCTCGCGATGATTGAGATGGATGCAATGGCCCAATAGCGTCTTGCGCCCCAGCAGGCCGTAATGCTCATAGATGCCCGTATAATCCGGCGCCTCCGGGTACAGCTCCATCGAATAGGAAATCTCGGCGTCGTTCTCGCTGAGATGGGTCTGCACATAGGCTTCGGGATGTTCTGCGACCAGCGCCCGCGCCGCCTCCATCTGTGCGGGCGTCGAGGTGATGGCGAAGCGCGGCGAGATGGCATAGAGCCCCCTGCCCCGCCCATGCCAGCGCGCGATCAGCGCCTTGGAATCGTCATAGCTCGATTGCGCGTCGTCGCAGAGCCCTGCCGGCGCATTGCGATCCATCATCACCTTGCCGCCGACCATCAGCATGTTGCGCCTTTGCGCCTCGGCGAAGAACGCATCCACCGAGCGCGGATGGCTGGAGCAATAGGCCACCGCGCTGGTGGTGCCGTGCCGGATCAGCGCATCGTAGAAATCCACCGCCACCGCATCGGCATGGCCCTGCTGGCTGAACTTCTGTTCCTCGATGAACGTATAGGTATTGAGCCATTCCAGCAGCGATCCGGCATAGGCGGCGGTGATCTGGCTCTG
This genomic stretch from Devosia sp. YIM 151766 harbors:
- the guaD gene encoding guanine deaminase, with amino-acid sequence MSRTILRGRVLSFHRAPQGLDDADSYLYLEDGAVSIEDGSVVALGDFSAADISGAVVIDHRPNLILPGFIDLHLHYVQSQITAAYAGSLLEWLNTYTFIEEQKFSQQGHADAVAVDFYDALIRHGTTSAVAYCSSHPRSVDAFFAEAQRRNMLMVGGKVMMDRNAPAGLCDDAQSSYDDSKALIARWHGRGRGLYAISPRFAITSTPAQMEAARALVAEHPEAYVQTHLSENDAEISYSMELYPEAPDYTGIYEHYGLLGRKTLLGHCIHLNHRETGILAETGSVAVFCPTSNLFLGSGLFDRERLLNNGVRIGIATDIGGGTSFSMLRTLDEGYKVLQLQGQRLNPFASFHMATLGNAEALGLERTIGAIAPGRAADLVVLDARATPTMRMRMANAETLAEELFVLQTLGDDRAVAEVYVAGARAKSTLGGL
- a CDS encoding malate synthase G, with amino-acid sequence MTEYQTRSGLSVHPLLVDFVEKEALAGTPVTQEQFWDGFAAMLAEHVPTNARLLARRDELQGQVDDWHRQNGPVANNPAGYEAFLRRIGYLVEEPGEFSIETEGLDPEIATICGPQLVVPVSNARYALNAANARWGSLYDALYGTDAVSRDGELAPGKQYNPARGAEVVARAAAFLDETFPLATGSHADATGYHVIKDGESRIFAVDLPTGQTGLRDPSAFVGYGGTEQAGEIVLRHNGLHVVLIIAPDTPIGAAHAAGLSDVVVEAALTTIQDCEDSVAAVDAEDKVGVYRNWLGLMDGTLEDTFEKGGKSVTRRLKGDRTYKDVNGQELVLKGRSLLLVRNVGHLMTTDAVLLDGKPVGEGLMDAALTALCALHDKGNNARNGAIYVVKPKMHGPEEVAFACAIFASVENFLGLEPNRIKIGIMDEERRTSANLKAAIYEARARVFFINTGFLDRTGDEIHTSMEAGAVLRKDEIKDERWIGSYEDRNVLIGLAAGFSGKAQIGKGMWARPDDMAAMLEAKIGHPSSGANTAWVPSPTAATLHALHYHQVDVFEAQKRRHNQPLPPLAELFSMPVQASDALSHEEIIRELENNAQGILGYVVRWVQQGVGCSKVPDINDVGLMEDRATCRISSQAVANWLRHGLVSRDEVTAVFERMASVVDQQNESDPIYRPMAENFQSVAFTAALDLALHGADQPSGYTEPILHAARRKVKARDRK